From a region of the Prevotella melaninogenica genome:
- a CDS encoding AEC family transporter — translation MKAIEILFPVFFMMFLGWVSHRRGWVTAGQNEGAKSLVFNILFPLLVFHVLVKAELSTNFIYEILFLDAAWILVYLIGKSIAKPISGRYARLAPFLLMTCEGGSVALPLYIALVGAEHAVNIITFDVAGILINFGLVPALITRQTSKDVAFLPMAKRIITAPFIIAVIAGILVNMSGLYQWLMENEFHTIYDGTMNMAMTPIASIILFTLGYGFHLRAAQLKPLLALTVVRLLLCGAIVGAFFLLFPELMAVKIFLVGVLLYFACPTGFPVPLQIESLCKDEDDESFMSAFISIFIVVAMIVYTLITLLLI, via the coding sequence TCCTCGGTTGGGTAAGCCACAGAAGAGGTTGGGTAACAGCGGGACAGAACGAAGGAGCAAAGTCATTGGTATTTAATATTCTTTTCCCACTACTCGTCTTTCACGTACTTGTAAAAGCAGAGTTATCGACGAATTTCATTTATGAGATTCTCTTTTTGGATGCCGCTTGGATACTTGTTTACTTGATAGGTAAGAGCATAGCAAAGCCCATCAGTGGTCGTTATGCCCGATTGGCACCTTTCCTACTGATGACATGTGAGGGAGGCAGCGTTGCCCTACCCCTTTATATCGCATTGGTAGGAGCAGAACACGCTGTGAACATCATCACTTTTGACGTTGCTGGTATCCTCATCAACTTTGGACTTGTGCCAGCACTCATCACGCGTCAGACATCTAAGGATGTGGCTTTCCTACCTATGGCGAAACGAATTATTACAGCACCATTCATCATAGCCGTTATCGCGGGTATCCTCGTTAATATGTCGGGCTTGTACCAATGGCTGATGGAAAATGAATTTCACACAATCTATGACGGTACGATGAACATGGCAATGACACCTATTGCGAGCATCATCCTCTTCACCCTCGGCTATGGTTTCCACCTGCGAGCAGCACAGCTCAAGCCACTTTTGGCATTGACAGTGGTGCGCCTTCTATTGTGTGGAGCAATCGTAGGAGCCTTCTTCCTCTTGTTCCCTGAATTGATGGCAGTGAAGATATTCCTCGTTGGCGTACTACTTTACTTTGCTTGTCCAACAGGTTTTCCCGTACCGCTACAGATAGAAAGCCTTTGCAAAGATGAGGACGACGAAAGCTTTATGTCGGCTTTTATCTCCATTTTCATTGTTGTGGCGATGATTGTATATACGTTGATCACCTTATTATTGATATAA